From Cricetulus griseus strain 17A/GY chromosome 1 unlocalized genomic scaffold, alternate assembly CriGri-PICRH-1.0 chr1_0, whole genome shotgun sequence, a single genomic window includes:
- the Sh2d2a gene encoding SH2 domain-containing protein 2A isoform X1 yields MEFCLAQTCPQGNHEAPSPTFSTFQPMNLTQGRCQELGWGSKPSMQAPKEEKAQLSPRATHTMVSKSMEGNAWVLGNADKEEEVPGKGGLSLQAETREWVQKTQAHWLLLKTAPVWFHGFITRREAERLLQPQPQGCYLVRFSESAVTFVLSYRSRTCCRHFLLAQLGDGRHVVLGEDSAHAQLQDLLQHYTECPLSPYGEMLTQPLARQTAEPAGLFMRTESVSGSKRQEDPDSQHSLLIQQGQAQAPAHKEKVWASQPKGTSPRPRPPIPAKPLLPLEVYTSPASRSRRAPPTNPIYQEPDEPIAFYAMGRGSPGEAPSNIYAEVEGPSGMAPTGHPILQKCWSRPISGGQVKGAQGKKNSRRPAERGSPS; encoded by the exons ATGGAGTTCTGCTTGGCTCAGACATGCCCCCAAG GAAATCATGAAGCCCCCTCCCCAACCTTCAGCACCTTCCAGCCCATGAACTTGACCCAGGGGCGATGCCAGGAATTGGGTTGGGGGAGCAAGCCCAGCATGCAGGCTCCGAAGGAAGAGAAGGCTCAGCTTAGCCCCAGGGCCACCCACACCATGGTGAGTAAAAGCATGGAAGGGAACG cctgggTCCTAGGGAACGCtgacaaggaagaagaggtgCCTGGGAAAGGTGGCCTGTCATTGCAAGCCGAGACCAGAGAGTGGGTCCAGAAGACCCAGGCCCACTGGCTCTTGCTCAAGACTGCCCCTGTTTGGTTCCATGGCTTCATCACCAGGCG GGAAGCTGAGAGGCTGCTGCAGCCCCAGCCACAAGGATGCTATCTGGTGCGCTTCAGCGAGAGCGCTGTGACCTTCGTGCTATCCTACAG GAGCCGGACCTGCTGCCGTCACTTCCTCCTTGCCCAGCTAGGGGATGGGCGTCACGTGGTGCTGGGCGAAGACAGTGCCCATGCGCAGCTTCAGGACCTGCTTCAACACTACACAGAGTGTCCCCTCAGCCCCTATGGGGAGATGCTCACCCAGCCCCTTGCCCGCCAG ACTGCCGAGCCAGCTGGACTTTTCATGAGGACTGAATCAGTCTCTGGAAGCAAACGACAAGAGGATCCAGACAGCCAGCACAGCCTGCTCATCCAACAGGGGCAGGCCCAGGCCCCAGCACACAAAGAGAAAGTGTGGGCCTCCCAACCCAAGGGG ACTTCACCCAGACCCAGGCCTCCCATCCCTGCCaagcctctgcttcctcttgAAGTCTATACAAGCCCTGCTTCACGATCCCGTCGAGCTCCACCCACTAACCCCATCTACCAAGAGCCTGATGAACCCATAGCCTTCTACGCCATGGGACGGGGCAGCCCTGGAGAAGCCCCTAGTAATATCTATGCTGAAGTAGAGGGGCCATCAGGAATGGCACCCACTGGACACCCCATCCTCCAGAAGTGCTGGTCCAGGCCTATCTCAGGAGGCCAGGTAAAGGGGGCACAGGGGAAGAAAAACTCAAGAAGGCCAGCAGAAAGAGGGAGCCCCTCCTGA
- the Sh2d2a gene encoding SH2 domain-containing protein 2A isoform X2, with amino-acid sequence MEFCLAQTCPQGNHEAPSPTFSTFQPMNLTQGRCQELGWGSKPSMQAPKEEKAQLSPRATHTMVSKSMEGNAWVLGNADKEEEVPGKGGLSLQAETREWVQKTQAHWLLLKTAPVWFHGFITRREAERLLQPQPQGCYLVRFSESAVTFVLSYRSRTCCRHFLLAQLGDGRHVVLGEDSAHAQLQDLLQHYTECPLSPYGEMLTQPLARQTAEPAGLFMRTESVSGSKRQEDPDSQHSLLIQQGQAQAPAHKEKTSPRPRPPIPAKPLLPLEVYTSPASRSRRAPPTNPIYQEPDEPIAFYAMGRGSPGEAPSNIYAEVEGPSGMAPTGHPILQKCWSRPISGGQVKGAQGKKNSRRPAERGSPS; translated from the exons ATGGAGTTCTGCTTGGCTCAGACATGCCCCCAAG GAAATCATGAAGCCCCCTCCCCAACCTTCAGCACCTTCCAGCCCATGAACTTGACCCAGGGGCGATGCCAGGAATTGGGTTGGGGGAGCAAGCCCAGCATGCAGGCTCCGAAGGAAGAGAAGGCTCAGCTTAGCCCCAGGGCCACCCACACCATGGTGAGTAAAAGCATGGAAGGGAACG cctgggTCCTAGGGAACGCtgacaaggaagaagaggtgCCTGGGAAAGGTGGCCTGTCATTGCAAGCCGAGACCAGAGAGTGGGTCCAGAAGACCCAGGCCCACTGGCTCTTGCTCAAGACTGCCCCTGTTTGGTTCCATGGCTTCATCACCAGGCG GGAAGCTGAGAGGCTGCTGCAGCCCCAGCCACAAGGATGCTATCTGGTGCGCTTCAGCGAGAGCGCTGTGACCTTCGTGCTATCCTACAG GAGCCGGACCTGCTGCCGTCACTTCCTCCTTGCCCAGCTAGGGGATGGGCGTCACGTGGTGCTGGGCGAAGACAGTGCCCATGCGCAGCTTCAGGACCTGCTTCAACACTACACAGAGTGTCCCCTCAGCCCCTATGGGGAGATGCTCACCCAGCCCCTTGCCCGCCAG ACTGCCGAGCCAGCTGGACTTTTCATGAGGACTGAATCAGTCTCTGGAAGCAAACGACAAGAGGATCCAGACAGCCAGCACAGCCTGCTCATCCAACAGGGGCAGGCCCAGGCCCCAGCACACAAAGAGAAA ACTTCACCCAGACCCAGGCCTCCCATCCCTGCCaagcctctgcttcctcttgAAGTCTATACAAGCCCTGCTTCACGATCCCGTCGAGCTCCACCCACTAACCCCATCTACCAAGAGCCTGATGAACCCATAGCCTTCTACGCCATGGGACGGGGCAGCCCTGGAGAAGCCCCTAGTAATATCTATGCTGAAGTAGAGGGGCCATCAGGAATGGCACCCACTGGACACCCCATCCTCCAGAAGTGCTGGTCCAGGCCTATCTCAGGAGGCCAGGTAAAGGGGGCACAGGGGAAGAAAAACTCAAGAAGGCCAGCAGAAAGAGGGAGCCCCTCCTGA